The genomic region tgtttaatttaattcaaaactCAAGTCGAAGCATGCTCATATCTATAATTGGGGCTTTCATCACACACAAGTTATTACCATACAACACAACAAATCGATAGTACGAGCAAGTCAAAAAAATTTTTGCCACGACGAAACTCTACAACCTCAAAGCTTAATTGGTACTATATTTAAGGTAGcacgtaatttttttaaaaaaatgagagacaTGTGTGGCAGTTATCTAGTGTGGAGTGAATTTGATTGAGATCGAGCTTATACTTGTTGATTTTATTGTAGTATCAAATCTTATCATACTACAATATTGTATGCATACGTATGTACAAAcaattaagtgataattttaatattgtgattattatatgacaaaaatatttattttgtcacaatTATATTATCCCCACATATATTTCGAGTGGAAGATGATTTAATTAgtcttaaatattattttaatttctttactGAGGCctattttgatttcttaatttatttaatagagGTCCATTAATCCAACAAcgttaaaagttaaaaaccaTTATTAATAATGGTTGGTTTACATCTaataaaaacttcaaaatttagatttttatttcatcGTAAGCTTGTCAGATGCtattaattagtaagtaaACTTGATAAAATACTCTTAtgacatcaaaataaaaaagaattaatttatctcTAAACTATAAATGGCCACGACTCTGAAAACTATAAAGGAAGTAAAAACATATGGGATCATCTTCTTACACAAGAAAAAGGACTAaggatgcaaaaataaaagatccgagaaaaaaaaacatttgaaTGGGCACTTTGGACATTGCCTTGAAGTTGTCACAGTTTATAAGACTGAGGAAGAAGATATAAATGGGATGAGCAAATGGATAAtgctaaattaattcaaattcctaatttttcatagaaaaagCATTTTACCATTCCTAATGGTCGTCGTCGTCCGGGTTCCACCAACCCATATCTTTACCTTCTCCAAGAATCAACGAATagatatcttcaccatttatAAGAAGTTCAAACTCATTACCATAGTCAACTTGTTCGTTTAGCATTTGCATTGCGGAGTGGAGGACTGAATTGCCGCAAGTATCCAAATGAATTGAAACCAGTGTGGCTATATCTCCAATACTAGATGGGATCTCCTTCAGATCATGCATGTCTTCAAGGAAAAGTCTCTCAAGCTTCGGAAAGTGATTACTCTCCACTCTCCAGCTAACTAGCTTACAACCCGAAATTGACAACACTCTCAGTCGAAGAAATTCTTCTTCTACCAGATTCCACTCTGCCCCCTGGAAGGTGGGATGCTTCAGTTCAAGTACTTCAAGATTGGGTAGTGATGACCCAATGATCGTCATTTCTTCCCAAGGAATACTGCACCGAGACAATGTCAACTTCTCGAGTGAAGTTGGGAAGGCGATGCCCTCCGACAGGGAATAATGCTCTAAGTAGAGTGATGCAAGTTTATTCAGCTGGGCAAGATTGCAAAGAGAATAGTGCGAATCCTTCACTAAGCCGTTTGAATAGCTACTTCGTAGTTTCTTCAGATTTGGCATTCTTTTGATGACTTCCTCACTGCACTTGAAAGTTCTTGTAGAAAGAACACTTAGGTTTTCCAAAGTAATCTCAAGTTGATGCATGTGTGGATCACGCAAACTAAAACCTCCAACACTGAGACGCATAAGTTGTGGCATCTCCCAAATTTCAAACGGCAAAACTAATGGATGAGAATATGAATACTCCAAATCAAGCACCAAAATCTGTAGATTCCATAGTAAAGAAATTGTACACGGAAATACAAATTTCGCTTCAGCCCAATCTCCCTGACCCTCACGAGATGCTTTGATAGTAAGGCACCGCAATCTAGTGTGTTGCGGAAAATTTTCACCGGAAAAGCCATGAACATGGTTGATTACCTTCACCCATCTTAATCTAATAAGATTTGGATGCATAACTCTACAGGCCTCGCACACCAAGGGACTAGATGGTGCAGATCGCGAGCCAACAAGAACTGCTTGGAGATGTATCCTTTCTTTTGGATATGGATGACTACATAGACAGcacacataatttttaaactttccTGAAAGTTCAATGTGTTCGACTTTAGAGACACTGAAAAGattttctctttcaaattCTTTGAGACATAGATCCCTCAAAAGGTCATGGATGCTGCATGTTTTCATCTTTCCCCTCCTTGTccatttatgaattaaaatcatatttctatCAACAAGATCTTTCAAGTATTTCTTTGCAACCTCGTCCAGACTTTTACCTCTTACTGGTTTTATGAATCCTTGAGCGATCCATGACTTGATGAGTTTGGAGACATTAATCTCATGGTCTTCTGGAAAAGCTCTCATATAgagaaaacataatttaagATGAATAGATAAGTTGTTGTAACTCAAAAGcaatatttttaagcaatGCTCATTATCTTGTGAATTGGCAAATGAGTTCACATTTCTCGCAATTGACACCCAATATTCACGTTGCATGTTGGAATTTGCAAGGAGCCCACCAATTACTACAAGTGCAAGAGGAAGCCCTTTGCAGCCTTTGGCTATATCTTTTCCAATTCCCTCTAATTCTGGATAAGGGCAACTTTTTTCACCAAATACCTTCTCACAAAGTAAATTCCAACTTTTATCATAGTCTAGGAAATCCATCGAATAGGGTTCAAGAGTGCCTAAAGAAACAGCCACATTGGTTAGCCTAGTAGTCATCATAATT from Sesamum indicum cultivar Zhongzhi No. 13 linkage group LG3, S_indicum_v1.0, whole genome shotgun sequence harbors:
- the LOC105157266 gene encoding putative late blight resistance protein homolog R1A-3, translating into MAVAAYAALLSLKHDFDNIQHPVRRHRLHVDTDRIQSWQEKVEFLLEFLEVHSQSKSQEIEDLARQIAVVAVEADDVIDRHVVDQLCEGSQDESHDLAALSSFCQDIDKIIEKIDGITQDLMMIKEKWGDNVQEKNSAVSVPVSSRTLPSGGNDTMVGFEEGLLQIMDVLTSDESNLQILPIVGMGGIGKTTLARNVFNNPYIINRFDILTWITISQEYSMKEILLGLLNDGSIKERAEIEELEALLYQRLFGRKYLIVMDDIWSIKVWDDLKKFFPDNRNGSRIMMTTRLTNVAVSLGTLEPYSMDFLDYDKSWNLLCEKVFGEKSCPYPELEGIGKDIAKGCKGLPLALVVIGGLLANSNMQREYWVSIARNVNSFANSQDNEHCLKILLLSYNNLSIHLKLCFLYMRAFPEDHEINVSKLIKSWIAQGFIKPVRGKSLDEVAKKYLKDLVDRNMILIHKWTRRGKMKTCSIHDLLRDLCLKEFERENLFSVSKVEHIELSGKFKNYVCCLCSHPYPKERIHLQAVLVGSRSAPSSPLVCEACRVMHPNLIRLRWVKVINHVHGFSGENFPQHTRLRCLTIKASREGQGDWAEAKFVFPCTISLLWNLQILVLDLEYSYSHPLVLPFEIWEMPQLMRLSVGGFSLRDPHMHQLEITLENLSVLSTRTFKCSEEVIKRMPNLKKLRSSYSNGLVKDSHYSLCNLAQLNKLASLYLEHYSLSEGIAFPTSLEKLTLSRCSIPWEEMTIIGSSLPNLEVLELKHPTFQGAEWNLVEEEFLRLRVLSISGCKLVSWRVESNHFPKLERLFLEDMHDLKEIPSSIGDIATLVSIHLDTCGNSVLHSAMQMLNEQVDYGNEFELLINGEDIYSLILGEGKDMGWWNPDDDDH